In Anopheles arabiensis isolate DONGOLA chromosome 2, AaraD3, whole genome shotgun sequence, the genomic window TTTCAATTTTCTTATACTTCAATGCTAGTTTAGATCATAAGCTTACGGAACACAGGAAGAGAtgtgaatgtgtatgtgtgtgtgtttgtgaatgtattattttttcgaTCGATTGTTGTTGATTGTAAGACGAACTTCCCGCGGGAGCATAAAATCAACTGAACTCCTCGtctaaacacacatacacacgccaATCGTCGCTCGAGGCACACGAACACCGAGTTACACATCTGCAGAATAaagacacaacacacacagacacccaaacacacatatatgcAATCAAACACCACattcacattcacacacatacacacgagtGGAACGCCGCAGGTGTGTCCAATGTGtgggagaaacaaaacaaaaaaatcgagaGAACCCTTTATTGTATTTGAGTGTTtataatatattattttatcgtAAATCGAGAAAACAAACCCACCCGCTATTTGTTttgccgagtgtgtgtgtgtgtgcgttgtatttttttttaatttgattgtattatttgtatttgttgtcGCTTTTcttgaatgttttgttgtgcacTTTCGCTTacgttgtgtttgcttttattttcttattttgctttattaaaaaaaaaacgataaaaaactgggcgtctccatccaCTTCTTCTGCCACTGCCGCGccacgtgtttgtgtggtcgTGTGGCCCGCCTATCGTGCTATTTCTTCACTCCACTCCCCCCAAAACTCTCCTTTACGCTTACGCACGCATCAAACCAACTGCCTGCCAACACCATCGTGCGTGTGCGCAGACGAGCTGATCGTCGAGAAGCTCCGGTACGCCGAAATCGGCGACGATCTGGACTTTGCGTTCGTCGATCTCATCCCCGGCATCGACCCGATCTGGACGGAGCGCCGCCCGAAGCCGAAgacgccgccgccaccgccgaagCTGCcgacgccaccgccaccaccgccagcaccGAAGGAGGAAGCGGCGGCCGCTGCCGGCGGCGAGGGTGAGGTGCGGCAGCGGGCGGCGAGGGCGCCCCGGCCGGCCCGACCAAGGCCCGCACGCCGAGTCCGTTCGAGCTGCGCAAGCACTTCCCACCGGAGGCGGCCGAGGTGCCGTACGTCCGCTCGTCCACCGGCACGACGCCAAAGTCGTCCCCGGCCAAGGAGGTGGCACCGGCTGAGGCGGCTCCCGCACCGGAAGCAGCGGCCCCAGCGGAGGCACCGGCCGAGGGTGGTGCGGATGCGGCCGCCCCACCGGCGGAAGCAGCAGCCCCGGCAGCGGAAGGAGAGGCGCCGGCTGCCCCAGCGGCGGAAGGAGAGGCGGCTGCCCCAGCACcggaagcagcagcggcaccagCAGAGGAAGCGGCTCCCCCAGCGGCAGAACCGGCACCGGAAGCACCAGCCTCGTAAAGAAGAAGACTGCCCGATAACCCTTTCCCCCCACTCCCGGTCCGCTGTTGAGTTGGCTCTTCCGGTACCACTTCCTGCTTTTGCTAAACTCCCACCCCATGCCAAAATACCCGAACGCTCCTTgcgcttgtgtttgtgtgtccgcCCGCCACAAAACCTGTCCTCTGTatcttttgctgttgttgtttttgctacttttCTTTTGAAAGCACAATACATGCgcgagattttttttattataatccAGTAACAATAAaccgattaaaaaaaaagctgtatCCAACTATCGCACACTGACAACCGGATAGGGAGCAAAAGACCCTACAACAGGCCGATTGGGATACTGAACGAACCACGGCCCGATTGAAATCGGATACGCGTGTTTGAAAAGCTCTCTTTTTTGCCGCCACTGTAACCGCTCTAGCTGATAACACCCCAAAGCGccaatgagtgtgtgtgtgtgaaagctGTCTCGCTTGCCACTAGGCTAGGTAACATAGCAACAACACATACATTGGGATGGCTCCCACCCGACACTATCATCGCCGCTGCTAACTAGATCCATTTGATACCAATGATTCTTATGTTCCGAATTTCCGATTTCTGTTTCTTTCGTCGACGTgtatccgtgtgtgtgtgtcactacTATCACAACCTCACATCGTCCCATCCTGTCACTACTATCCGATCAACCTTGGCCGAACAACACTCCGCTCCTGCAGACGAACTCGTCATGGAGAAGGAGAAGTACAGGGAAATTGGAGACGATCTCGACACCGCCTTCGTCGAGCTCATCCTCAAGGAATAAGCCGTCCCCGTCCCGAAGTAAAGCTTCCTCCCTTCCTGTGCCGCGGCTTCCACCGACGGCTGTACCGTCGGCGTGTccccatcgtcatcatcgccatTACCACCGGCTGGCTGATGGTGGTTGCCGCGGAGAAGGGATGAAGCCACCGACGATGGTGCGGGAACTAACATCAACCGCGACCAGCGTGAAacgagcagaagaagaagagcagaGGAAGGAAACGTCCGCTGGATTCTTGAAACCACGATCagctactaccaccacaccaccaccagacgctgctgttgctgctgccggatgATTTGCTGAGAAAAAGGGGCGAGAGAACGATGACCGATAAACTGGAAAACACTCCGCACGCCGCCCCACGCGACCAGTGCGTGGAGCgatggtggtgttttgcttgCCTTGCACGTGCTACGATCATTCTTTGCTGTTGTATGTGCTCTGTTTCCGATTACAAgaaagagtgtgtgagagagaaagagagagaagcgaACGGCGCGTGTGTTCTACCGTTTCCGGTGTTTTCCCGGTCGATGAGGATGCGATGGATGCCGTTTCGCTGGATGTGAAGAGTACAATATATTCGCCACCGTTTGTTATCATCGccgtttccgtttgtgtttgtgaacAGACAGACCCAAATGCGAGAAAGTAAATCATCCAACATCAAAGCAATGGGAAGCGTTTTCCCCGACGGTAGTGGCTGCCGGTTTGGTGTGCGGTAGGTGCCAGCGTGGCAGGTTGATCGATTCGGGAATGCAATGGAACACCGTTTTCGTCCCGAGCAagagaataaaaagaagagcAATACAGTTTTCAAATAATAGCCAATGCTAAACAAATACGGTGAAGAAAATCAACATCATCTCACCCACACCCCCCACACCTACACACAAAGAACATCTTCTTTATTTCGATGTATTATGAtatgttttattgtaaaaaaaagaaaagaaaaaggtaaAACCGCTGAGAGAAATCCAATAAAATAAAGAGCTAAGAGTACTTATACGAAAAGAGCTGCTACGACAAACGGTATAACTCGATTGGAGGAAGGCACgtgttttgagtttttttttctgtttgtttcatttctctaTGGTTGTTTGCTTTGCCTTGTTGGTTGGTAGctgattgttatttttttctttctcttcgcagttaaacaaaatcatgcaattttgcttctcttttttggttttgtttcacttcttattttataataaaattgGGCAGcgatgtttatttgtttagagTGTATCTattgataaaaatatatgATTATTATGTGTACGATAcctgtgttttgtgtttctctctttgttttgttatgattTTGGTTGAACATTTCATTAGgaattttctgttttgtaaGTATGTACTTTATAAGGTAGTTTCTAATACTTAGAAAGAAAACTGCACTTGGAATAGGTTACATTTATGTAggtaatattatttttctctaTTGGTTGCATAACTTTTCTATTCTGTAGTTATCATTTTTGGGCATAAATGTACAATGGTACAATATCCATTAAATAGTTTAAGTATCGTAACACAAAATGTCAcataaaatagttttaaaaaaatgcacaaaccaTTGTATAGCTTCAGGCGCCAGAGATTGGTTTGCCAATACCGATGAATCAAGCCTGAAATTTGTAATTTGTTATAGATACTGTATGACAGAATGTTATGTGTGAGAATCAACTATTTCGTTATCGTCATCAATTAAGCGTTTTAACATTCGAAAGGAAACACAAAGTCCTAAAAAGAAAACTTTAATACGATTCCACAGTAAACGCCTGATAGTATGCAAATCGTACAACACAttcaaattgatgcgcactgacGGTTGGCGCTTTGCGGATCGTGTTTTGTTCGACTTCACTCAAACATTTGCGCATTTTGAGCAATTAACTCCCGACTAACCtttactaacacacacacactatttcGTTCCGATCTTGCAACTTCTCTACTTGCAGACGATCTGAACAAAGAGAAATCAAAGTACAAAGCAATCGCTGCCGAACTGGACCTAACGTTTGCGGACCTGTCCGGATACTAACCAACCAACACGCACTGcctggaagaaaaaaaggaagaagaagaagctgttCGCTAACCATTCCCTCAACATAATCATTCCCGATTGCGCCGTCATCTGCTAGCTACAAAGTTCATTCGCATCATCGCCTCGTAGTGTCCAGTACGATCATTATTATTAGCCAGTGTCCGgttagaagcaaaaaaaaaaacaattccaaaAACGCTGTGGTATATTTATTGAATGGCATAGCAAGTGAGGGGAAGAGGAGGGACGAATATTGTAACTATTATTACAAACTTTCCGCTTTATTATATAACGCGACGTTTTCCAAGGAAGTAAAACAATATGCCTCATGTTACGTTAGCGCTGCGATCGTGGCGGGCGATCGTGTTGTATTGATTTTGCGCACACGTTTCAATCAATTTGCAGTctttgctgtttttcttttcttgccgACGAGCAATCCGTGTTACaaagacaaatcattccaggTTGCATTTATttgcgtgtgcttgtgtgtgtgtgtttgagagagagagagagatagaagtGTAAACGATTTCTTTTCACTAAAACGGGAAACATaaatcacaacaacaaaaaaccgtaCAATCCATAGATGGGGCAGCGTTTAATGTGGTAAAAGTCAAATGCTTTTCTATGAGTGTCTAGGTATTGCGTGCGCGCTTGATGAACAATTTAAAAGAACATCTAACTCAtaagaaaatggcaaaatggTAGGTGATTAATTTTTTCTCAAGCTTTTGTGATTTGCTCGTTAGTAGGTGCATTGTGAAGAAGCGGAAGCATTGAGCGGTGAAGTTTATTTGGCAacgcaatacaaaaaaataagacaAGAAAGGTGATACCCACCGTGGTGAAGCAAGTGGTAGgtgaaacgaaatgaaaacggTTTTTGCTCGCTCTCGATTctcaaacaaaaagcaaaaaaaagaagaaaagtatAATTAAATCTCCTCACATGTAAGTGTCGCTCACGACcaggaagaacaaaacaaaaataaagatcGAACGCCAACGAAATGAGTTTTTCTCCTTGGGGGCGTTTTTAATtgctttctctccctttctccccCCACTCTCCCCATTATATCACGGGATACCGACTTTCCGCGTCCAGTATCATTGGAATGTAGTTTTGCACCTCGGTAAACGCGACGTACTTGTTGTTGTCGCACCCACCGTCCGCTGCCCGCGGCGCCGAGCTGACCAGCCCGTACAGATAGTACACTGTATCGCCCCCACCCGGCTCCTCCTTACCCAGCGCAAACCCCCCGCCACTATCGCCCTGGCACACGCTCGTCCCGGTCCGGGGACTGCCGGCACAGAACTTATCCCCCGTCAGAAAGGGCCGATAAGCGACGGGCGAAAACTCCCTGCACGTCACGTAGTCCACCGTCGCGATGTCGATCACCTTCAGCACGCTGCTCAGGTTCCCGGTGGACGTGGTGAACCCCCATCCGGCCACCCGCCCAACGCTCGCCGGCCGGATGCGCTTCTCGCTCTCCGTGCGCAGATTCCGTTCGAGGCAGATCGGCCGGATGTAGGTGCGGAAGGAGATGAACCCGTTCAGCACCACGATCGCAATGTCGAGGTTGTAGTAGCCGGAAAAGTCCTGGTACTGGGGCTGCGTCAGTATCTCGTGGATGTGGAAGTACTGCGCCGGGAGCGCCTCGATGGCGGCAATGTCGCGCCGGTACTTGCCCGCCGCCAGCCGGAAGAAGCGCTTGTCGAAGAACCCTTCCGTGGCCCAGAAGCAGTGGGCGGCGGTCACGACCAGCCGCTCGGTTAGGATGGAGCCGCCGCACACGTACTGCCAGTCGGGCGACCGCAGATCGTCCAGCGTGTCGTCGTGCAGGTTTTTGTAGATCGCCATATGCCACGGCACCTCGGCGATGGACACGTTCCGGCCGCCGATGATGTACGCTTCCGCGTCGGGCGTCGGTGTGCCGCAGACCGGCTCGCAGCGAAACACCGGACCGTCCCACGAGCCGTCCACGCAGCTGAGCGTTTCGTTGACGGGCTCGAGCGGTTTCTGGTAGCCGACGCGGCACCCGATCCGGACGCGCGTCGTCGGCGGGAGGGGCCGCTTGCAGGTGATCTGGCGCCGCTGGTACTCGCAGAACGGTTCGATCGTGATGCCGTTGATGGGAATTTCGGAACAGTATTCTGGAATCGAAGGATTGCACCATTAGATATTGAAGAAGAAGTTCCAAAGCACGTCTACTCACTCTCGCACACCGGGAACGGTTCCAGCCACTCGCCATCCAGACAGACGATGGTGGCCGCACCCTTCAGCGTGTACTTGTCCCCGCACACCACATGCACCGAGTTGTAGTTTTCGATAAACTCTCCCGCCAGTATCGGCACAGTTTGGGCCGTTTCGTCCAGCACGAACCGTCCATTCGGGGGAGCGCTTGGCACGACGCACGATCCCGGCGGTCCTGTCACCTTCACCACCGGCGCCACCGTTGTGGTCGATGTGGTTGTCGTCGACGAAGTCTGCACCGTCGCCACGGGGCGTGGCGTTGTCGAGGGGAACGGTCGCCCACACAGTAGCTCATCCTCGTCCGACCCGTCGCGACAGTCGACCACACCGTCACACTTGGAGTAGCCGCCGATGCACGCCCCGTAGCTGCAGCGGAACGAAAACGAGGGACAGAACACGAGGCTGCAGAGCGGCTGCGTTTCGTCCGTCCCGTCCGGGCAGTCCTCCTGCCCGTCGCACACCTGATCCGCCGGGATGCATTCGCTCGAGCGGCAGGAAAACTCGGTATTGCTGGAGAGAGAAGGAGTGGCATTCGGAGTGTTAGTTTGCGGGAAGATTTCGCACTTTGGCACCCCCTCCTCCCGTCACACTTACGAGCAGTTCCCGTGGGCCGCCAGTATGGTGCCACTGTTGCCCGGACAGTGGGCATGTTCGTCCGAGTGGTCGGCACACTCCCGCACCCCATTGCACAGGGCATTGCCGTCCACGCACGCCCCGTACTGGCAGCGGAAGGCGTAGCTGGGGCACCGGATGAACGCACAGCTGGCGGACGTTTCGTCCGATCCGTCCTTGCAGTCGATCACGCCATCGCACTGCTGGTGCGACTCGATGCACTGGCCGCTCGCACACTTCCACTCGTAGTAGTTGCACACTTTTCGACGATCGCGCCTGTACGATGACGCTGCTGCTTGCGGAGCATTCGTTCGGGGGGGAGGTTAGAATGAGTTGAACCCGGGAATCCCCAGCACAGTGGGGATGCGTTTGCTTTCTACACTCACCGTTTGCGCCCGTGACAAGCAGTACCACAGCCACACAAAGAACTGCACGCAGTGGCCACTTTCGTTTGCGAATCATTTGTTTGGACGAAGTTTGCGGTTCCAAAATGAGTTGcagaaatttgttttgtttttgtgcgatAGGtgctttgctgttgtttggttACATTTCGCACAGCGGGAACGATtcgcacagcagcagcccggtCGTAACCAAGGTTACACAGTCTCTGATCATCGCGTGTGCTTTAGACGCAGCAGTGCCTATAGCGTATGATGCCTATCGCTTCGACCGCGGTGCCGTGGTATGCGTGTTTCGTGAGAACCTGTTTTTTaggtttttgttgcatttgctgttggttttgtttttcgccctAATCGCGGATGAGcagtcgacgacgacgacgacgacgaatcGGAATCACATTGTTCTGAGCCATAGGTCAATGGCTAGGCGGATTGGGAAGCGGCTAAATGAACACGCGCAGGCTCCGGTGCGTACGGCGCATCGGTTTGTTCGGGTAGTAAGTATGACGAACGCATGAATTGATTCTTGACGAGTGTACGCACTATGTAAACGCCTAACAGCCGAAAGGGAAAAACTTATTAGTTTATTAGATGGGTAGTTTTggttgagggtttttttttgtttttgcgcgcCAGACTAAAAATAAGGCTGAGCTGGCAAGATATTTCGGGGATGgtatttatattaattttagtgtgtgtgtgtttttttctatcaGCGAAATTCCGACGCGAAGAGATAAACATGGCAGAAGAAACCTTCAGTGATGAACAAATGATAAGGGTAGCAGATGGATTTTCAGACCtttaaacaacacattttttcagctcgaaaacgaaacgaaaaagaagaaaaaaaaaggaaatcaagAAGTATTAGTGCACACTAGGTATTGTGtgtatttatataaaaaagcaaagagtttaatttaattagatCATTTCTAAGTTCAGCTCATCTCtgtttttaaaaccaattCATTCAATAAGTAActcaagaaaataaaaacaacaaattttatgcggtttttcaaaacaaaaagcttaaATAAAGAGTAAAATCTACAACATGTTGTATAGAAAACTCTTTAATAATACACAGTaataagaaagaaataaaatacaagCTCAAGAATCGTATAATATAGCTGAAGCATCATTTACAATcaataagtaaataaaacgGAAAATTAAACGAGAAATGCACAGCCTAGATTCTTTCGAATTTGTAATTGTTTCAAGTATTGTTTATACATAAATATATGATTGCCTATAAACAGTGATAAATGAATAATaactaataataaataataaaacacacaactcGTTGGATTAAAGAatgaaaaactaaacaacaatGCAATAGCATTGTTGTACGTTTACAATAAAGAGGGaattaagcaaaaaataacaacaacaaaaccacaccaaaTCACAAGCAAGTATGACTAACTTAgtgacctttttttctttttaaaaataatacagaAAAAGAGTAAATATGCAGCCGGCGCGTACAGCCATTCGTTTGCCTTGCCTTCTAAGAACAGAATTGCGTTCAGCCGTGTGATCTAAATTTTTGGGTCAATTTACTGACCATCTTTTCTATGCCGAAGCAATGCGAGAGAAGGgagagaagcaaaagaaaaaaaagacaccgaccgatgatgaaaatttaatattccTTCGGATATTTTTGGCGTACGAAGGCGAACCCAGAGgtgtttggtggtgtttgttgttttgtcggTTGATTTTTACGCCCTGTGCGATGTGAGGCACGAAAAAGAACCACTGTCTCTCTACCAGGCACTGGTTGGTTGTTGAAAAATTGGGTTGAAAAATCGTTTGTACGAAATGAAGGCAAAAAATGCTCAAAACGCGCAGTGTCGGGTGATTCAAATTTAGAATCGATGCGCACCGCGAGAGTGTAGCAAAAAGCAGcacgaaaagaaagaaaaaaagcacacacacacacacacacacacgaaggaAACACCAACCACCCGCAGTAAGAAAATTCGTTCATGGGGCATGTCGTGGCCGCTGGCTACtacgattgctgctgctgccatcggGAGCgctaaaaaggaaaaacgctTCTCCTTTTCTAACCGTCGTGGTTCGTGGTTCGTGGTTGCCACccctgcaaacacacacacacacctgagAGAACCGATCGGGGTGCGGATGCGCGTGCGAACTGCACGCGCACTAGATTTGCGCAAAGGGGAATATGTGCGTCCCACGCGCACCAGCACACAGTGGCATCGGGGAAACAAAAATGCGGGGAAAAGCGCCAAAAACGTGACGTCACCGTGAGCTAAAGCCGACTCGGCGGGATCGTGCTTCACGCACGCTTTTCCCCGCTTTTCCTatggcgagtgtgtgtgtgtgtgcgcgcgaggCCACTTCGTGCACCGTCCGGGACTGGTCGCACGGCTGTGTGCGTCGCTCGGCGTAAGGGTCAATCGGAGTTTTCCTCGTATTGCGCTACTCAGTGCTATCGTGTTTTTAGTCTTGCGAGGATTTGAGTGAAAGCGCTCaggttggttttgttgtttttgttgttcctattttttttgCCTGAAAGGGGGTTTTGATTTGCCAGCGAAGGATAGTCCTTACGTTTTGTATTACAATTAGGGTGAAAAAGtgtaaaatctttttttttttgcaaatgaagCTTCACAGTGATACCAAAATGAATAGTATGAAAAAGTGCAGTCCAAAGTGCATCCTAAGTACGGTTACAGTAATTGGTAGTAGGAACCATTTAGCAGTCATCGGCAAAACACCTTCTTAAAccattaaaaatgtgtttggTTAGAtacaaaaatgaagcaaaattacaacaacaattaaaaaaaaacgacacattcCTTAACGTGACGGCCTCTACCagggcagcatcagcagtgaaCTATTTCGTGCGCGTACAGGTGTCCGTGTAAGCGCCCCCGGTCAGTCAGATAGTGTGTCGGTGATCGGTGGGCCCGAAATAGCGCCAGACCGACCAATCGCTGCTACTGCGGGACGgcagcagttttttttctcacgcAACGGTTATAATTAACCATTTAGCCTAAATCTCGCGCACGGCAcacaacaagaagaagaataagaagaagaggaagaggaagaaaaaacatttgATTTCATAGCGGGTGTAttggtttgaaaaaaaacagcccccCGCGTCTAAAAATAGTCTCCATTGGGGTTTGGGTATGATTGAGTAACCGCCTGTTACTGGTTAGCTGTGCAGCGGAAAAACTCTGTTTTGTGCCACCATCTTTTGCTAAGAGTAATCGAACATTGACAATGTATCCAGCAATGTATTCAATGCCGTCCAATAATCGGAGGCAAAAATTTGCCAACTCTCTGCACTGAGCTTGTACTACAGGGCTGCCGTTTCTGTTGGGCGCTTTGCGCATGTCCGTATTTTGCGCACACCGTACCGGCAGCCGCACGATTCAGCTACACTTCAGCTTATAAGGTCCGTCGGGCGGCTGCCTCATCCCCTCAGCCTCAGCCGTTTGCCACGGTATATACTAACTCCTGCCGGGGAGCTATTTTTACTAGAACAGATGCGCGCACGAACGCTGATGCGCAGGCCGCCTGATGCGTATGCGTGATCTCTCGCACTCGCGCCTACTGCTGTCGCCACTGTGCTGCAACCTTCCTTGCACGGTTTTGGGACGGATTTGGGGGCTACCGTTCCGCAACGTTACGCAGGGAGGGCAATTGTTCGCCGCGGCCTACTCATTTATGAAAATTTCTTGAAATAAACAGTGGCCTAGAGCAGGTTTCTGGGGGTGGGAGCAGAGGAATGGTGTGGAATGCGTTGCGTTGAGTATGGAATGTTGGGTAGTGCGTGGCGTAGGGACGGATGCGAATTTAGGATGGCTGGAAGGCCTAGAGTCGAATGTTCTATTATTAGGAATTGCCAACGGATTTCAAGCAATGGGCCTGCTGTTTTGTACGTCTCTTGATGTGCTCTACTGGTACTGTGGCATGCAAAATGGGGTGCCAATGTATTGCAACTGTATTTTTCCTCACTTTACAAGGTTTTAGTGCTAAGCGCGAATAATCCTTGCCAATTACGAGCAGGTTTAATTAACAAGGTAGTTGATGGAGACGAACAGTAGCTAAGAAGTATATCAAGACGTTAGGACCTACAATAAAACATCTTGCGTTCCAGAACTCAGCCGCAAAAAACATTGTATCTCCTAactgtttgttcgtttgccaATTTGTTCACTTCGACAGCTAGCACCTGCAAAAAGGAAAGCTCCTGTTCCTGTTTCATTTTCTGTGGCCCGCGGTTAGctaaaacaaaccatccaaAATGGACGCGATCAAGAAGAAAATGCAGGCGATGAAGATCGAGAAGGATAACGCGCAGGACAAAGCCGACACCTGCGAGAACCAGGCAAAGGAGGCGAACCTGCGCGCCGACAAGATCATGGAGGAGGTCGCCGACCTGACCAAGCGTCTGGAGCAGGTCACCCAGGACCATGAGAAGTTCAAGGCTAGCTTGGAGCAGGCTACCAAGGACAGCGAGGAGAAGGACAAGCTGCTCACCTCGACCGAGGCGAACGTGGCCGCCCTGACCCGCAAGGTCCAGCAGGTTGAGGAGGATCTGGAAAAGTCTGAGGAACGTTCGTCCGCCGCGCTGTCCAAGCTGCTGGAAGCTACCCAGTCGGCTGATGAGAACAACCGGTAAGCACAGGGCAATTGGGGATGACAGCGGTCAGCTAACTAACGTGCGCGGGGCCTCTTCGCAGTATGTGCAAAGTGTTGGAGAACCGTTCCCAGCAGGATGAGGAGCGTATGGATC contains:
- the LOC120908828 gene encoding tropomyosin-2 isoform X13: MDAIKKKMQAMKLEKDNALDRALLCEQQARDANLRAEKAEEEARQLQKKIQAIENDLDVTQETLMQVNTKLEEKEKALQNAESEVAALNRRIQLLEEDLERSEERLASATAKLSEASAAADESERIRKALENRTNMEDDRVGILEAQLAQAKLIAEEADKKYEEVARKLVLMEQDLERSEEKVEMNESKIVELEEELRVVGNNLKSLEVSEEKANQREEEYKNQIKTLTTRLKEAEARAEFAERSVQKLQKEVDRLEDELIVEKLRYAEIGDDLDFAFVDLIPGIDPIWTERRPKPKTPPPPPKLPTPPPPPPAPKEEAAAAAGGEGEVRQRAARAPRPARPRPARRVRSSCASTSHRRRPRCRTSARPPARRQSRPRPRRWHRLRRLPHRKQRPQRRHRPRVVRMRPPHRRKQQPRQRKERRRLPQRRKERRLPQHRKQQRHQQRKRLPQRQNRHRKHQPRKEEDCPITLSPHSRSAVELALPVPLPAFAKLPPHAKIPERSLRLCLCVRPPQNLSSVSFAVVVFATFLLKAQYMREIFFIIIQ
- the LOC120908828 gene encoding tropomyosin-2 isoform X12; amino-acid sequence: MDAIKKKMQAMKLEKDNALDRALLCEQQARDANLRAEKAEEEARQLQKKIQAIENDLDVTQETLMQVNTKLEEKEKALQNAESEVAALNRRIQLLEEDLERSEERLASATAKLSEASAAADESERARKVLENRALADEERMDALENQLKEARFMAEEADKKYDEVARKLAMVEADLERAEERAEAGEAKIVELEEELRVVGNNLKSLEVSEEKANQREEEYKNQIKTLTTRLKEAEARAEFAERSVQKLQKEVDRLEDELIVEKLRYAEIGDDLDFAFVDLIPGIDPIWTERRPKPKTPPPPPKLPTPPPPPPAPKEEAAAAAGGEGEVRQRAARAPRPARPRPARRVRSSCASTSHRRRPRCRTSARPPARRQSRPRPRRWHRLRRLPHRKQRPQRRHRPRVVRMRPPHRRKQQPRQRKERRRLPQRRKERRLPQHRKQQRHQQRKRLPQRQNRHRKHQPRKEEDCPITLSPHSRSAVELALPVPLPAFAKLPPHAKIPERSLRLCLCVRPPQNLSSVSFAVVVFATFLLKAQYMREIFFIIIQ
- the LOC120908828 gene encoding tropomyosin-1, isoforms 33/34 isoform X14, yielding MAANVQQQSGNLLDVLKKKMRQTKEEMEKYKDECEEFHKKLQNEVMRREEAESEVAALNRRIQLLEEDLERSEERLASATAKLSEASAAADESERARKVLENRALADEERMDALENQLKEARFMAEEADKKYDEVARKLAMVEADLERAEERAEAGEAKIVELEEELRVVGNNLKSLEVSEEKANQREEEYKNQIKTLTTRLKEAEARAEFAERSVQKLQKEVDRLEDELIVEKLRYAEIGDDLDFAFVDLIPGIDPIWTERRPKPKTPPPPPKLPTPPPPPPAPKEEAAAAAGGEGEVRQRAARAPRPARPRPARRVRSSCASTSHRRRPRCRTSARPPARRQSRPRPRRWHRLRRLPHRKQRPQRRHRPRVVRMRPPHRRKQQPRQRKERRRLPQRRKERRLPQHRKQQRHQQRKRLPQRQNRHRKHQPRKEEDCPITLSPHSRSAVELALPVPLPAFAKLPPHAKIPERSLRLCLCVRPPQNLSSVSFAVVVFATFLLKAQYMREIFFIIIQ
- the LOC120908828 gene encoding tropomyosin-1, isoforms 33/34 isoform X15, yielding MAANVQQQSGNLLDVLKKKMRQTKEEMEKYKDECEEFHKKLQNEVMRREEAESEVAALNRRIQLLEEDLERSEERLASATAKLSEASAAADESERIRKALENRTNMEDDRVGILEAQLAQAKLIAEEADKKYEEVARKLVLMEQDLERSEEKVEMNESKIVELEEELRVVGNNLKSLEVSEEKANQREEEYKNQIKTLTTRLKEAEARAEFAERSVQKLQKEVDRLEDELIVEKLRYAEIGDDLDFAFVDLIPGIDPIWTERRPKPKTPPPPPKLPTPPPPPPAPKEEAAAAAGGEGEVRQRAARAPRPARPRPARRVRSSCASTSHRRRPRCRTSARPPARRQSRPRPRRWHRLRRLPHRKQRPQRRHRPRVVRMRPPHRRKQQPRQRKERRRLPQRRKERRLPQHRKQQRHQQRKRLPQRQNRHRKHQPRKEEDCPITLSPHSRSAVELALPVPLPAFAKLPPHAKIPERSLRLCLCVRPPQNLSSVSFAVVVFATFLLKAQYMREIFFIIIQ
- the LOC120908828 gene encoding serine/arginine repetitive matrix protein 1 isoform X16, with the translated sequence MASRDSVEDKIHQLNDKLTNAEARAEFAERSVQKLQKEVDRLEDELIVEKLRYAEIGDDLDFAFVDLIPGIDPIWTERRPKPKTPPPPPKLPTPPPPPPAPKEEAAAAAGGEGEVRQRAARAPRPARPRPARRVRSSCASTSHRRRPRCRTSARPPARRQSRPRPRRWHRLRRLPHRKQRPQRRHRPRVVRMRPPHRRKQQPRQRKERRRLPQRRKERRLPQHRKQQRHQQRKRLPQRQNRHRKHQPRKEEDCPITLSPHSRSAVELALPVPLPAFAKLPPHAKIPERSLRLCLCVRPPQNLSSVSFAVVVFATFLLKAQYMREIFFIIIQ
- the LOC120908830 gene encoding modular serine protease-like encodes the protein MIRKRKWPLRAVLCVAVVLLVTGANAASSYRRDRRKVCNYYEWKCASGQCIESHQQCDGVIDCKDGSDETSASCAFIRCPSYAFRCQYGACVDGNALCNGVRECADHSDEHAHCPGNSGTILAAHGNCSNTEFSCRSSECIPADQVCDGQEDCPDGTDETQPLCSLVFCPSFSFRCSYGACIGGYSKCDGVVDCRDGSDEDELLCGRPFPSTTPRPVATVQTSSTTTTSTTTVAPVVKVTGPPGSCVVPSAPPNGRFVLDETAQTVPILAGEFIENYNSVHVVCGDKYTLKGAATIVCLDGEWLEPFPVCEKYCSEIPINGITIEPFCEYQRRQITCKRPLPPTTRVRIGCRVGYQKPLEPVNETLSCVDGSWDGPVFRCEPVCGTPTPDAEAYIIGGRNVSIAEVPWHMAIYKNLHDDTLDDLRSPDWQYVCGGSILTERLVVTAAHCFWATEGFFDKRFFRLAAGKYRRDIAAIEALPAQYFHIHEILTQPQYQDFSGYYNLDIAIVVLNGFISFRTYIRPICLERNLRTESEKRIRPASVGRVAGWGFTTSTGNLSSVLKVIDIATVDYVTCREFSPVAYRPFLTGDKFCAGSPRTGTSVCQGDSGGGFALGKEEPGGGDTVYYLYGLVSSAPRAADGGCDNNKYVAFTEVQNYIPMILDAESRYPVI